AAATTCAGTGATTGTTTTCTCTTAAGTACTTTAGATAAGAAATATATTGATACATATTGCCTTCTTCTACCATTAATAGTTGCTTGATAAACATGAAATAACAAGAATAAAGGTCTAAAAGGAACGTACTATTGGTTTGTGATTGTTCCAGTCAATGACCAATGTCTCAAGATCCGATGAACTCTGCAGAAAGCTGTAAATTCCAGCAAAGTCCAAGTGCTTTAATGCTGCGTTAAGTTTTAAGAATTTGCAGCCTGATAGTGGAGACCGCCACCCTCTCAACTCCAGTATGGGAAAGCACTTATAAACCAAATACATAAACCAGAATATGTCAAACAAAGGAATGCGACTCACCAAATAAATGACATGCAAATTGTTGAATAATTTGTAAAAACAGCTTGGATTATACGACAGTGTTTTGCCACAAGCCACATCAAAGTGTTCAAGGTTGGTTGGAAATCTAATTTGATTTTTAATCACTTGGAGAAACCGATTTTAAATCAATCACAATTTTAAATATTTCTGTCCATTGCAAACTCTTTATTCTCACAGTTCATCATTAAATTTTTTTGTTCAATAGCCACTGTCCAACCAAATTGGCAATGAGAATGTTATTCTTCAGTAGTTACAAACTTAGTTATCAGATTATCCTACTTAGTGGAACTGTTAGTGTTACAAACGGATAAATTAATAGCAAATAAAAAGTcgcaaaatgaaaaaagaaaatatgaataATCAAAGACTCAAGAGTATGAATAAACCTCGATGCACAAGGGACCCAATTCAAGATTCTCGACATGGCCAACGCTGAGAAGAAGTTCCTTCAAATATCTAAACTCCTTCTCCAATTTCTCTTCTTCATCTTTAAATTCAACAAAATCAACATTTAAATGAAGGACTGCAGTGACAAGTGAAGCCACATTGCTCTGCTGCAAGCGTATCTCATTGTATAAGAACCCCGAAAGTACCAAATTTTGAATATACGGGGCAAATATTTCGAGCGGAAGGATATCTTCTTCATGCCATTGATTATAATAagtaatttcatcatttaatatgATCAACTTTCTCAGCTTCACAGAGCTGATTACCAAACGACGAATGCCCAAAACATTATCCAGTTCCAAGCTCTCCAATTTGGGGCAACCTGATAATATTTTTTCCATGGCACAATCCGTCAATTTCAGGCGCCCAATGGAAAGAGAAACAAGACTGCTCCAGTTCACACTACCAGAAGGGTTTAACCCGCAGTTGCGCAAAACCAAATTCCTTAACGACGTATTCTTATACGCAAACTGAGGAAATTTATACACATAATCTGGAAAATTGATAATACAAAATTTAAGTGTAAACTCTTCAACATTAGCAACTTTCATTGCAAAATGTACCCAAAAATCATAATCTTTAACAAGATACTCTTTGTATTTAACGGGAAAAACGCTAAATGCTTTGATTTTCTCGCAAGACCTCCAATAATGAAGCTCTCTATTGATGGAAGCTACGAAAGCAAGAATTTTCTTTTTGGTTCTTTCATCATAGGGGTAATTGAGGACGCCGAAATTGAGTGAAACTGCAACGGACTTCCAAAGAAACCGCCATCGCTGAGATAATACGCTGGTTCTCACAACTTCTTTTCCCTCCAGCAACATAGAGAGGATGTAAAGTAGAATCGCGTCGGGCAAATCACTGAGTCGGTCTCCTTCTCCACTCGCCATGATTTTCCTCTGCATTTCCATGGAGTTTGAACAGCAATGAGTAGAGAAGAAGAATGTAACTGATTTTGTATGTATATTTAAAGTTGCGGAGGGCAATTTCGGATGAAAtttaaattaattgaaaaatagttaccCTTTCAAAATTAATTGAAATTTAGTAGTATAAAGTTAAATAACGAAGATATTGTTTAAAATACGGAAAATATTATAATATAGCGGACTTCCAGCATCATATATTATAATTTCATACACATTGGTGCTCCAATCTCTATTATATTATGCTGTAACTTTTCGTGTTGCAACAAAgtagtgactattttttaatgattttacAAACGcgggctattttttaattatcggTCCGAAAATTGACTAGCCCACACTATTTTCGAGTTTGGGTCAGTGGTCAGAAATTGGGCTTAAAATTTGTTATTAGGCTTAATAATTTTAGTCTGGCCGAAAAAATGAGGCCCGTTCTTTTTTTGGGGGCCCTAATTACCTCAAATACTTAGGTGTGCGTACTTAAAGACaaattataattatataataaatataaGAAATTTACATAAAATACAATCTTTTAAGGACTTATTTAAATTCCCTACAACTACTtttataaattacttttagtacaatttattttaaaatcttatttttttttatgtaaaagaTTGTATTACTTTTCATATCTTAAAATCTCTCTCATGATATTCTCTATGATTCGATCTATCCCTAATACTTAGGTGTGCGTACTTAAAGACaaattataattatataataaatataaGAAATTTACATAAAATACAATCTTTTAAGGACTTATTTAAATTCCCTACAAATACTtttataaattacttttagtacaatttattttaaaatcttatttttttttatgtaaaagaTTGTATTACTTTTCATATCTTAAAATCTCTCTCGTGATATTCTCTATGATTCGATCTATCCCTAATAACCCCTCCACCCCCATATGATGATGACTTTTCTTTCTACCAAAAATGTCCtttgaaaaatattatatatatatatatatatatatatatatatatatatatatatatatatatatcccgccttgtcacgccggcATCAAATTTAACAAATCTACGATTATCTTGCCATACTCTACTGTATGGAATAAGAGTTGGTATATTCACCGTTGTTTCTTAGAGTACAATATGCTATTTTAAATATACCGAGATGGAGAATCAGAAAGAGACAATGGAAAATCGATAATTTTCATATCAGCTAGTGCTATGGAGCACCAATTTTTAAGGAATATGGAGCATTGGTTATGAGGTAGTGTTATAGTGGTAACCTAATATGTTTATACTGGTaatcaataattaataaattggaggATTTTTAAGGACTAACTACATATACGTTTCAGATTGCCATTCTCTTTTAATAGACAATTTACCATATTTTTagagtatatattttatatatgtgATGTAGAATTTgtaattctaaaataattatggaatatttattgctttctttgcCTCGATTTTCTTAGCATCTTGAGTTGTTACTACTTGTCGTTGCTGCTCCTCTGTCGGTAACATCCTCTCTGTCTTCTAGGATAGGGTCAGGTTGCGCACATCCCATCCTCCCTAGACTCCACTTGTGAgaatatactgggtttgttgttgttgttgttgttgaaagtttgtataaattttaattttatgaaatttaagaaattcacacctttaATTAAAAAGGGAACATATATTTTTCGAAATATGTATCTCTCAAAATCCTTGAACAAGAAAAGAACACAAATTAGTTAATAAGATATACAAATGCTACTGTTCTTGCATTTTGAATATCTATTCAATTCGTACTAAATAAGAAGTTATagtaatatttaatatataagaatttctctcttttttaattttaatttaattatttatgattcgcttaaaatattttaaatttactTTGACAAACATGCTTTTGTGTAGGGTTGCAGCCATGTTGATCAAAATGACTAAGTTTAATGACTTGACTAGTGAGATTCTGTCACCCAGTGCAGCCTTCCTATACGCATGCGTCCGCCAGAATGCCTCCTTGGTTCAGGACAATATATTAATTAGTCGAGAATATATTTTCAGTTGTATTAGGTTATATGCTTTTTTAGAGTTTTTAGCccctacgtacacactaccctccaagatgggttgctctgatggtaagcgatgccgagggtcatttggaaatagcctctctaccccagggtaggggtaagatctgcgtacacactaccctccccaaatcccactagtggaattatactgggttgttgttgttgttagccCCTATTGGAGATTTTTATGCAAAGTAGAACTATAGATTTCATGGTTCATCCTACTCTTTTCACGATAGTGTAATTATCTAATAATGTTTCTTTATTCAAGATATATTAATAGGCATCTCACTAATTCATGTGCATAATCACGTACATGTTTGTACAGAGCGTCCTATAATATTATTGGTTATTTGTTGTTGTCCAAGTGGATAACTGAGTTGGATTTTTCGTTTCCTCATTTTCAAGTTGGCTAATGTTGTAATTCTTTTTATTTGACTGATCTTCAGAATATGTACATTTCTGAGGCTTAAGGGAAAATTACAGCAAAAGAGTCAATCCTGCTCATTTTACTAAAAGTTACAACAGTCAACAGACAGATCATACAAAAGGATTATAGAAGTATGTATCCCTTACAATCTCCCAGTGCCATCCAAAATTCTTTTGACTATTTATATACATAGGATGGAACATTCTACTCTAGAAGATCACTTGAAACACCATCACAGGGGCGACGCTACATTATCCGAATGGTGGTTAATTGGccacccttcgtcgaaaaattacaccggtatatataactaaaatattagattttagaggtatataacatgtattgaacaccctttatcgggattttttcagtttctttcaagtttgaacacccttgcaGAAATTCACCATATCATAGTCAGGAAAACAACAAGACAAGGAAATGGTGAAAAAGCTTTGATTGAACTTCCCTTTTTACTTTGCACTGTAAAATGAATCCTCTGCTCCACTATAATAGGTCTCTTCCTTTTGCTCGTCCTACTTCACAACCTCCCTTATATGCTTGATTTGCTAGTGACTGGTTACTATGGTGAGTCCACACTGGACTAAAATCGTTAGACCACTGGAAAGAGTCCAATGGTACATGAGCGACCCTCTCGAACAGATCATATTTGTTCAAGATTAAAACAAATGGGATTTCTTTTGTCTGACCATTATCACAAAGAGTTCTTTGATATATATGCATCATCTACCCGAAGTAGTCTACCTCAACCAGTGTCCTCCGGGGCGAGCCACATCTGATCATAGTCATTCAGGGCTACACAAAATAATACAATGCGAACATCTTCAAATGTCTCCATCCACTTGCATCCTTAGTTCATTCCATTGTCATTTAGTCCAATTAGCTGGTACCTGTCAGGAAGCACATAAAAGCTTGTTTCTCAGTGATAAAATGTGAAGAAAATGAGAACTCATAGCACGTATGATTTTCAAGAGGCTGGCTCCATCAACATAATTACAACTATCGGTCATAACCTATTATTATGAGATTAGTCTCTGTCACCTAGACACAGATATTCACACGAGTACATAGGTAGTAAGGTAACATACGTTCGATTTTTAGCATGTTTTTACCCTGTTTGAACAATTAGTACAAAATGCTCATGTCTCCCTACAAAGATGAGACACTGGAATATCAATGTTAATTGAAGGATCTAGGAATAGAGGAATCATTCAAGTGACTTTTTCCCCTAACaaattataaaagcataaatcaAGAAACTTTTCCACCTGCGATCACTCTAttatcatatttctttaaataGATTCTGCATCGAGCATCAACTATATTGCTTAACTATTTTTATCTAAACCAGTGTTTTTGAGAGCGAGAAACGCAAAAAAGCGACAGGGGCTCGCCTCGCTTCAAAAGCGAAGCGCGAAACGAAGCGCACGCTTCATTGAATTGAAGCGCAATTCTTAAAGAACATAAAGTAAACCTTGCAAAGAGACAAACAtaatgaaataaactgaaaatataacatatatatataactgaAATCAGCAACaccttaattaaattaaatttaacAACTGAAATCAGTAACATttcaaataaaaaggaaaaaaattggattttttttataattatgttTAAAATACTAAAATCAGCAAAGCAGCAACATttcaaaatataataattaagtttataaactgaaatacacacaaaaattaataaataaaggctaaataagaagaataaaagggaaaaaaaaggatCGCTGCCTGCCCTAGCACTTAGCAGCAGTCGACGGGAAGAgtaagaaagaagagagaaaaaaaggagaagaaaaaaggagaagaagaaagaagaaaaaaagaagaagaaattacctgGAGGCTGGACGGACTTCTAGAACCCTAGCAGCAGAAACGATGCTCGATGGaatagaagaagagaagaaatgtCTTCACTTTGGGGTCTATGTTTTGTATAATATAGAAAAGACCCaatcttttattttaaaaaaaaaattgaccccTTTTGACTGAAGCGGTCGCTTTTTCGCTTCTCGCTTCTGCGTCGCTTCTCGCTTCAGGTGTTGAAGCGATCGCTTTTGATGGTCGAGTCGCCTCAGCTTCATAAAAGCGACGAGTTGTCGCttcgcttcgcttctcgcttaaaGCGACGAAGCGATCGCTTTTTTAAACATTGCGCTTGGCAAGCTCGGTTTTAAGGGATTGCTAAGAGGTATGCCAACTCGTTGGATGAGTAGTTCTTCCCATTCCAAGAAAGATTTTATTAATATAACAGCAATAGCTTCTTCATTAACATCTTTCAGTTTACATCAAACTTAATTTCCAGCCCGGGAGTAGCTTCTGCTTTTCCTTCAAAACACCTTCTTTCCATCAGTATTACACACATACTGGAACTGTGTTCACTGCTTTACTTCCTTCGTAAGGTTTTTCACTGTCCAAATCCATAAATGTTCTTCACAGTAGCAGGCATGGCCCACCATAACTAGCATAATTTAAGCACATAAACCTATACAAATAAAAAAGAGTACCTCGTCTTTTGCATCTATTTCTGAGCCCATCTTTACTTCTAATTCCTTGGAGAACATATGCCTGTTAAATTGTGTCATTTAGACTAACTACACCAGTCAAAAACTGGAATGATCGAAGTTAACGACTTCTCAAGATTTTGCAGATAAATTTTAAACATCATGAATTGGCAAGAATGCAAAATAAAAAGTTTACGCTGCCCATCAGAAATATGCATCAAACTAGAGTACATCTAGAGAATTCTCAATAGCTAAAACTAAAAAGATACTTAAATATCACTTAAAACCAAGGAATAGATTTCAGACCACCTATAAAGTTGAACTCCGTTAGTATTAAATTGCATCCATTGTTCCTTTAACCACAACATTGTGGATCATAAATGAAAATGGAAACCATATAGTCagcataattacaaataatgaaGATCCTTATTAATGTACCAACGAGGATATCTCTGACCTTAGTAGACTAGCAGTAATGTTTTTAGTAAGTGGCATGCAGCATTTAAACTCCATGTGATAAGACTAGGAAATGTCACGTCTTTGAAATTGGTCAAAGGTGAAACAAGTAAATAACTGAAAATTAACAATGAAATAAGTCTCTTGAAAATTCCTCTCTGCACTTCATATTACCacacaaaactgaaatttaactCTTTACAAACATCAAGAATAAAAAACAACTGCTCTATCGGTATATAGTTTATAGCAAAAATACATCCAAAGGGAAATCCATGACAAAAGGTAGAACTACCCAACAATTTTGAAGGATAAACCAGAAACAATTGACAGTAGCGATAATAGCCAATAGGGTCAGAATAAATCAATGTTGCAGTCAACATTTggtgaaagaatttcataaaagaAACAGCATGACAATAAGCGACAAGACAAAAAATAAGAGATATCTTTCACCACCTACAAACAGGAAAACTTCAAGTGCAAAGACATAAATCATGGCTAGTAAAAAGAAGGCAACCATTAGCTTGACATTTAAATAGTGGACAATAATGGTTCTAGGACAAGATATTGCCCAAAAATATGAATGGAAACTTACTTGTAGTACAAACGACATACCTTCAGCACGTTGAGCTCCAGTTTAGTTATTCCTCATCCATTAGTATAGACCTGTGTGGTTCCATTGCTTGCTTGAGGACTAAGTTTCCCAGTAAAATTCAGGTTTGAACTCACAATTCTGTCGGGGTTTTCTCCCTCCGGTTAAATTACGAAGCCAAAGCTGCATTAACTTTCTTACTTCCGGTTAGGGGTTACAATGAATAATTAGTCGAACTTCAATAAACAAAGTTATCTTTCCACAAAGTCCAGATTCCTTATCATACCAATAACTCCCAGGCTTCAACTTCTGAGGGTAAAGGGCGCCCAAAGAGTTCAGCCATCTCATCAGGCTTAAAAGGAAATCCATTAACAACCAGCTGTCTGGTCGGAGCTGATAAGCAGCACTTTCTTTCTCCGATTCAATATTTGCTTGGCCGCCAAGGGACTAAGCAATGTTTGCCAAGTGTGAACCTCTTTGACTCATCAATTGGCGCACCTATGAAACTTACACATTTGCGCCCCTCAGGCAATGAACCAATTGCTCTGAGCACacaattgttgcaatattttgcaTCACGCACAAGCATTCTCATTACTTCACCACACCTAAACAGAATCTTGATTTCTTTTTCTCCTTCCTTTCCTTGGGAACCAACCATACTCTGGAAAAATATTATTCTCAATGTCTACCagttttctttcagatctattaATAGTATCGGAGAGTGACCATAGGGGCTCTTCTCCCTCATTGGTAGAACGCGTTGCAGCATCTTAGAGTTTGTGCTCAGATCCCGGCGATACGGAGGAAGAACTGAAGAAGAAGCAGGTTTCTGCAGTACAGACACTTGGGATTCTGAACTACCTgaaattcttggattttgacttgatgGACTGATCACAGCAGTAACAAGTGATATATGCAATGGGATTGACTCTACAACAGGTGCAACGTCAAGGCCTACAGATCTTCTTGATTCTGGAAGAGGTTCTGCTACAAATGCCGTGGGAATTGCACCAGAATCCATATCAACGTGTTCTACTCTATGAAGTCGTATAATATATTGGATGACTATTGAGCAACTCTAATGCTATGAACAATCCAGGCTAGCACCTTCTTGGAGGAAGCAACCTCCTCGCCATCTCCCTCCAAT
This DNA window, taken from Nicotiana tabacum cultivar K326 chromosome 15, ASM71507v2, whole genome shotgun sequence, encodes the following:
- the LOC107791172 gene encoding F-box protein At5g03100-like, translated to MEMQRKIMASGEGDRLSDLPDAILLYILSMLLEGKEVVRTSVLSQRWRFLWKSVAVSLNFGVLNYPYDERTKKKILAFVASINRELHYWRSCEKIKAFSVFPVKYKEYLVKDYDFWVHFAMKVANVEEFTLKFCIINFPDYVYKFPQFAYKNTSLRNLVLRNCGLNPSGSVNWSSLVSLSIGRLKLTDCAMEKILSGCPKLESLELDNVLGIRRLVISSVKLRKLIILNDEITYYNQWHEEDILPLEIFAPYIQNLVLSGFLYNEIRLQQSNVASLVTAVLHLNVDFVEFKDEEEKLEKEFRYLKELLLSVGHVENLELGPLCIECFPILELRGWRSPLSGCKFLKLNAALKHLDFAGIYSFLQSSSDLETLVIDWNNHKPIDRLLSFTKEVEQSRRFEAHKNCSLLHLKTIKIINFHGKLSGNDLVLRLVKYLLENATVLEKLVIVAKYEGSDVPRDYVEVEQEFLSFPRSSLHASVVFCYR